In the Gossypium arboreum isolate Shixiya-1 chromosome 10, ASM2569848v2, whole genome shotgun sequence genome, one interval contains:
- the LOC108465484 gene encoding disease resistance protein UNI-like, with protein sequence MVKGICDGQLSLQCFQNLKHLNLQFFPEASTTLPYSFIRSLPMLHKLVIVNASICQIVQSEGLSNQERHTSAFYHLKELSLSQLPGLTFKTFEPFLLSFKNLTTLEVSRCHGFINLIACSTAKCLTLLERLSIDDCEMIEEIIACEVEEIQGGIVFPKLKCLQLSCLPCLASFSLAHHSLEFPVLLMVKVTKCPKMRNFCQGDLSAPRLEQMHLTRDEEGELQWEGDLNTTIEHMFDEMNAQNSDVTEVTDQLPKLE encoded by the exons ATGGTGAAGGGGATATGCGATGGACAACTCTCATTGCAGTGTTTCCAAAACCTTAAACATCTTAACCTCCAATTCTTTCCTGAGGCATCCACTACTCTTCCATATTCCTTCATTCGGTCACTACCAATGCTTCATAAGCTTGTTATAGTCAATGCTTCCATTTGTCAAATAGTACAATCTGAAGGACTCAGCAACCAGGAAAGGCATACATCAGCATTCTATCATCTAAAGGAATTAAGTTTGTCCCAACTTCCAGGGTTAACGTTTAAGACTTTTGAACCGTTTTTGCTGTCTTTCAAAAATCTAACAACACTGGAAGTTTCAAGATGCCATGGGTTCATCAACTTAATCGCATGCTCAACAGCTAAGTGCCTGACGCTTCTGGAAAGATTGAGCATAGATGATTGTGAGATGATAGAGGAAATCATAGCGTGTGAGGTTGAAGAAATACAAGGCGGCATTGTATTTCCCAAACTGAAGTGTTTGCAACTAAGCTGTCTGCCATGTCTAGCAAGCTTTTCCTTGGCCCATCACTCGTTGGAATTCCCAGTCTTGCTAATGGTGAAGGTGACAAAGTGCCCCAAAATGAGGAATTTCTGCCAAGGAGATTTAAGCGCACCAAGGCTGGAACAAATGCACTTAACAAGAGATGAGGAAGGTGAACTGCAGTGGGAAGGCGACCTTAACACTACCATAGAACATATGTTCGATGAAATG AATGCGCAAAATTCTGATGTGACGGAGGTTACTGATCAGTTGCCCAAGTTGGAATAA